A single genomic interval of Ruminococcus sp. NK3A76 harbors:
- a CDS encoding site-specific integrase — translation MSEEWFEQYAKLNLKSTTCTRQRQLTKRVYKAIGHIRIDKLTARDIQKFINSLAGEGVNEHTGKPLSHKTMVHYLSFISTVLDYGIRMDMLSDNPCRRVTVPKGSKKKRHILTMEETQHFFTLLDEHATIKWKAFFTLIIYSGMRRGEMLSLEWHDIDLQTGVIHIERTSNYTKAREIYTDTPKTESSVRFIKVPMNVIDVLKEYREWQDSEIRRLGSKWNETDRLFTKWDGRPMNLQSPYGWLKEFCEEHSFPFYGIHQFRHLHTSLLIGAGIDPTTVSGVLGHAQVSTTVFL, via the coding sequence CTGTCGGAGGAGTGGTTCGAGCAGTATGCAAAGCTCAATCTGAAAAGCACTACATGCACCAGACAACGCCAACTGACCAAACGTGTCTATAAGGCGATAGGTCATATCCGCATCGACAAGCTGACCGCAAGGGATATCCAGAAATTCATCAACAGCCTTGCCGGGGAAGGAGTAAACGAGCATACAGGCAAGCCGCTGTCACACAAAACAATGGTGCATTACTTGTCGTTCATATCGACGGTGCTCGACTATGGTATAAGAATGGATATGCTGTCGGACAATCCGTGCAGGAGAGTGACCGTCCCGAAGGGCAGCAAGAAAAAGCGGCATATTCTTACAATGGAGGAAACACAGCATTTCTTTACGCTGCTTGACGAGCACGCAACGATCAAATGGAAAGCGTTTTTCACGCTGATAATTTACAGCGGTATGCGTCGGGGTGAAATGTTAAGCCTTGAATGGCACGACATTGATCTTCAAACTGGAGTTATCCACATTGAGCGGACGTCGAATTATACAAAGGCAAGGGAAATCTACACCGATACCCCCAAGACCGAAAGCTCGGTGCGTTTCATAAAAGTTCCGATGAATGTGATAGACGTTTTGAAAGAATACAGAGAATGGCAGGATAGTGAGATCAGGCGACTCGGCAGCAAGTGGAACGAAACTGACCGCCTGTTTACAAAGTGGGATGGGCGACCTATGAATCTTCAATCACCTTATGGCTGGCTGAAGGAGTTTTGTGAGGAACACAGCTTCCCATTTTATGGAATTCACCAATTCAGACACTTGCATACCAGCTTACTTATCGGTGCAGGTATCGACCCCACCACGGTTTCGGGAGTTTTAGGCCATGCCCAAGTTTCTACCACAGTCTTTCTTTAG